From the genome of Mastacembelus armatus chromosome 5, fMasArm1.2, whole genome shotgun sequence:
AGTCCTCTCATTATGGTTAAATCacaaatcatcatcatcttaaATTGCTTCTCTACTCTTCTTGTTCATTCATCTGATGtaattaatgcattttttttaaatgatcagaATATATTTCCTGGGCTGAATGTTTTCTGAATGTGTctctgtttgcatttgtgtgccCTGCCCAGCTCCCTCTGTCCAGCAGTCACCTGGATGTCTATGCAGGACCTGGAATGAAAGGGCCAGCCATTGCTATGACCAGTAACTCCTGTCCTGCCAACCTGACCATCAAACGAGAACTTTCAGGTGTGCAAATCAAAACTGTACACACAATAGTAACATAACATAGCTAGTAAATTATACACACCATATAAACAGGACAATGCTATAGAATTGAATTGTTAGCCATTGAgtgaatttaaaacatttggtttCATCTTGTCCTGAAACATTTGCCATTTGTTGTTGCcactggaaatgtttttgtgaagaTGTGGCACGTCTCAGCCATTAGTTAATCACTTTTTGTTATTGCAAAGACGCAGAAGCCCGTGCGCTGgccaaagagagacagaaaaaagacaacCACAATCTGAGTAAGTTATCTTTAATATTTCGCCACCTATCTTCTAAATGCCCTTAGAAACATATACAAGGAGAAGTTTTACGACCTTGCACTGATTTAGCTGACATAGTGCAACCAGTGAGTGGATAGTTAACCTGGTCGTTTCTGCTGTTCTGGCACTTCAGTGTaactgactgtgactgtgtgtgtttgtatttgtagttTCACTGGTTGCaaactttctactttttttgttgttttgttcatttttttgaTTCCTCTGTACTTTGGTCTTTATGTGGCATTTAAAATCCATCTCTTGCTTCTTTTGTCACCCTCAACTGTTTTCACAGTTGAAAGGCGGAGGAGATTCAACATCAATGATCGTATCAAAGAGCTGGGCACCATGATCCCCAAAACCAATGACCTGTAAGTTGCTTTTGCTATGGTATGTTTTTGGATAGATGAAATTATTGAATGAAATCAGTCTCTGCCAGTTTCTTATATGTGGAGTTTACCTGTCTGTACTTTACTGTGTGCATAGTGATGTGCGCTGGAACAAAGGCACTATTTTGCGGGCATCTGTTGAGTACATCAAACGCATGCAGAAGGATGTGCAGAGGACCAGAGAGGTGGAGAATAACTTCAAAAGGATGGAGATGGCCAACAAACAGCTGTTGCTTCGCATTCAGGTAATACATTCACCGGCACATGGAGAAGCAAACACCTCCAAGTACGTTGATAGTTGATGGTGCCCTCTACCTTCTGTCTACAGGAGTTGGAGATGCAGGCACGACTGCATGGCCTGCCCAGcacctctccctctgtcttgAACCCAAATGACCTGATGGCTCCTTATATAAAACAAGAGACAAGCCCAGAGGAGAACCTTTCTCTCCCCCAAGTACAAGCTCACCATCACCCCCAGCACCTACCCCAGAACCAGGCTCAGCATCAGGCTCAGCATCAGGCTCAGCATCAGGCTCAGCATCAGGCTCAGCAGCACCACTTCCTCCCACAAAACCACCTCCACCCTCAGGGCCAGGCTCAGCCTCAGCCCAGGCAGCTGCCCTCACTCCCCCAGCACCTCCAGCCCCAGCCACCCATCCAGTACCCAGCTGTAGGCAGCTCCCAGTCCTTTGACTTTGCCCATTCGCTGGACTTGTGCGATGGGATACCCAGCTTCTCGGACGGCATGTCAGGGCTGGGTGACCTGAGTGGACTGGACACCCAGGGAAGGAGAGGTGAGATGGGCTTCTTGATGATGGATGAGCCCCTGTCTCCCATGGTTGGAGACCCGCTGCTGTCTGCAATGTCCCCTGAAGCCTCGGTTGACTCCAGCCGCAGATCCAGCTTCAGCATAGAGGATGGAGACATAATGtagacacatgcatacacaacaTTGCACTCatacaaaacataagcacatgcATATTGCAGGGGTTTCACATAAGGTGGAGTAGACATGTAAACATCTTGAAAAGTTATGGTACATCAACACAAACGTCAACACTTCACACTCAcgagaaaaagaaatcagacaTCAAAAAATTCACctagcacacacagacaacatgcAGCACAtactacacacatcacacactttgaacacacacacagatgacactCAGAAGTACAGTTATCTGCAAAAGAAACTACAtgtttaaaactgtattttatacagtacatctaCCACCATTTGTACACTCAGAAGTTTATGTGAGATACTGAGCTTGAAACTCTGCCAGGTCAGGTGTTTTATAGCACACTTGGCCTTGTTTCCATGAAGGTGGCTCTGGATCATAATTGAACAAGGGACAAAAACCAGCAGTTAATTAGATTGAAGTTATCAGATACAAGGACAACGGAGCGCGTGGTCTTAACTGATAGAGGACAAGTTATTTTCCCCTTTACATAAACCTCTTTTAGCAACCATAAATGATGGAATGAATGATAgtgaataaaatggaaatagcTTTATGGTCCTGCatgcataatttattttaagGAGATGTAGTCCAGTCACTTTGTTCTGTGCCTCAGACTGTTATTCCACAGTTTGCTTTAGCCTCAGTGTATTAGCTGTGTTAGTCTGCTAAGCTGAAGTGCATTCTCAAAGTGGACAATGTAGGAAGCAGATATTCCATTTTTTAGCACAGCCATTTTCATTTGTAGCATCCACTCCACTTCTAGATGTAATTATTGTCAATCATggacgcacacacactgctgtccCTCAGTTTCGACATATTTAAAACTTGATCAAATCATCTTCAAAAACAGTGTGTCATCCAAATCTGCGAGGTGTCAAAATACTCAGGTACTGTAACACAAGCAAGATCATTTTCGGTAGATGCAGATGTTAACCTGAATTGTCAGGACAAAAACCCCTATCGTTGtgctttttgattttttttgcagctgttgCTCCTTGAAAGGCATGTTTTTATAGCTCGATAGGtcataacatgtttttaaaacttaatAGCAAGTTCAGTTATGCCTGTAAATGAGTTTGCATCTGTATCCAGTTATACCTTTGATAATAA
Proteins encoded in this window:
- the tfeb gene encoding transcription factor EB isoform X2 — encoded protein: MASRIGLRMQLMRDQLQQEEQRERQQQQNAALQYMQHRMAGPPASTPAISTPQHYQSMQVPVEVLKVQTHLENPTDYHIRQSRRQQVKEYLSTTYATKQAVNAVAGQIPPSSPTKMGPTGGSASAPPPLQSPHIRTEQLMSGNSAPNSPMAMLDIGSSHENEMDEVIDNIISLQSNYDEIQTYIDSVQMPNTLPLSSSHLDVYAGPGMKGPAIAMTSNSCPANLTIKRELSDAEARALAKERQKKDNHNLIERRRRFNINDRIKELGTMIPKTNDLDVRWNKGTILRASVEYIKRMQKDVQRTREVENNFKRMEMANKQLLLRIQELEMQARLHGLPSTSPSVLNPNDLMAPYIKQETSPEENLSLPQVQAHHHPQHLPQNQAQHQAQHQAQHQAQHQAQQHHFLPQNHLHPQGQAQPQPRQLPSLPQHLQPQPPIQYPAVGSSQSFDFAHSLDLCDGIPSFSDGMSGLGDLSGLDTQGRRGEMGFLMMDEPLSPMVGDPLLSAMSPEASVDSSRRSSFSIEDGDIM
- the tfeb gene encoding transcription factor EB isoform X1; amino-acid sequence: MASRIGLRMQLMRDQLQQEEQRERQQQQNAALQYMQHRMAGPPASTPAISTPQHYQSMQVPVEVLKVQTHLENPTDYHIRQSRRQQVKEYLSTTYATKQAVNAVAGQIPPSSPTKMGPTGGSASAPPPLQSPHIRTEQLMSGNSAPNSPMAMLDIGSSHENEMDEVIDNIISLQSNYDEIQTYIDSVQMPNTLPLSSSHLDVYAGPGMKGPAIAMTSNSCPANLTIKRELSEARALAKERQKKDNHNLIERRRRFNINDRIKELGTMIPKTNDLDVRWNKGTILRASVEYIKRMQKDVQRTREVENNFKRMEMANKQLLLRIQELEMQARLHGLPSTSPSVLNPNDLMAPYIKQETSPEENLSLPQVQAHHHPQHLPQNQAQHQAQHQAQHQAQHQAQQHHFLPQNHLHPQGQAQPQPRQLPSLPQHLQPQPPIQYPAVGSSQSFDFAHSLDLCDGIPSFSDGMSGLGDLSGLDTQGRRGEMGFLMMDEPLSPMVGDPLLSAMSPEASVDSSRRSSFSIEDGDIM